ATAACCATGAAGTAATTGAACTGGCAATACAAGCCATAGCGATTGGTAAGGCAAATGATGGTATCCGTTTTCTTGAATGCCTAAAAAAATATGAACCTGAGAATAAAGAAATTGATACATGGCTGGGTGTTGCTAATAGAAAAGAAGGACGATTAGAAGAAAGCAATCACTATTTTACCAAAGTTTTTGATAATGATCCTGAAAATTATGTCGCCACTTTATTTGGAAAACAACAGGACCAAACTGTAATGTTTCAAATGAACGATTTTGAAGGAGCAGAAGAGGTCTTCTTATCAGGTGATTTCTCCGAATGGAAACCAATATCAATGCAGCGGATAAATGACCGATGGGCATGTACAGTCACGCTTCCAAAAGGAGAATACCATTATAAATTCATTGTCAATGGAATTTATTTAGCGGATCAGCTTAATTTATTATACACAGGCTCCGGGCCTTACATTTACTCTATTCTTTACGTTTGGTAACTCATTTTCATTAGTATTGTTCAAAAAAGCACTAAAATATTTTGTGCAACCAAAAAGTTGCTTATATTTGCAACTGAATGGTTGCTAATAAATAATAGAATAAAGCAATCTTCTAAATTTTGTATAAAGTGTTTTGCTAACTGGATAATATTGAATAACTTAAATCAAAAAAAATGGGACACAATCTTTTAATGAATTTTACCGTTGATAAGGAAAATAACAAAATCAGGGTAGAAAGAGAATTTGCAGCAACCCGTGACAGAGTATGGGCTGCCTGGACCAAAAGTGAACTTTTAGACCAATGGTGGGCACCAAAACCATGGAAAGCGGAAACTAAGGCCATGGATTTCAGTGACGGAGGATTTTGGCTTTATGCTATGGTTGGTCCAGATGGTTCAAAACATTGGGCAAGGGCAGACTTTGAAAAAATCAGGGAATTGGAAAGTTTTTCTACGTTTGATGCTTTCTGTGATGAAAACGGAACCGTAGATACCAGTTTCGAAAGGTCGT
This portion of the Flavobacterium lindanitolerans genome encodes:
- a CDS encoding SRPBCC family protein, producing MGHNLLMNFTVDKENNKIRVEREFAATRDRVWAAWTKSELLDQWWAPKPWKAETKAMDFSDGGFWLYAMVGPDGSKHWARADFEKIRELESFSTFDAFCDENGTVDTSFERSFWTNTFKEQSGSTIVNIEIVYKSLEDLEKIIAMGFKEGFTAGLENLDALLAS